TCATTTAACACGTAGTATTCAGCACCTACtaaatgtcaggcactgttctaggtacttgtgatacatcagtgaacaaaacaggcaaagaGGCCAGCTGTCATGGTGCTTACATTGGTGGAGCGGTGGAGGGGTTACTGCTGGGGAtgaagacaagaaaaaataagCATAGAATATAGTAAGTTGGAAGGTGCggtgagggggcggggggagtagAACAAGATGAAGGGATGAGTTGCAGCGTTAAATAGGGGCGTCAGAGTAGGGTCCATTTAGAAGGCGAATTTTGAGCTGACTCCTGAAGGCGAGGCGAGGAAGTTGGTCACACGTATATCAGGAAGAAGGCTTCCAGGCAGAGTGAACGGCATGTCTGGCATTGTTGAGGAACAGCAAAGAGGCGGGAGAGGCCAGAGTGGGGTGAGGAAGGAGTCACGGAAGTCAGTGAGATCAGGGAGCTGACCAATGGCTCTATGGCGTCCTGGTGTGTTCATCTCAGGGTGTGACCCCCCAGTCCATCGCCAGGCGCCCCGTTTACCTGGTGCTTTGTTCTCATCCCTGTGCACGGCCAGGTGTGCACCATTCGGCCTGGGCACCTGGAAGTCCCTTACGGCAGTAGTGTACCTGTCTATGTCCCAGAGTCTGAGGGTCCCTGGGTCTGAGCGCCCGGGCGCCCCAGCTTGCCCACCCCGCCACGCGTCGGAGGTCTGGGCGTCACGTGACCTCCCGCTTCTGCCCCGCCCTCTCCAGACGTCGGCTCTGCGCTGCGCGTGCGCATTCGGCCTGCTGTGTCTGcggttgctgctgctgctgctgaggcCTGACGGGGCCGTGGGGGAGGAGGTGCAAGTGCCGCAGCGTCTCAGGCCCAGGGCTGCCCGTGGGCTGCCCAACTTCGGCCAGTTCAACAAGTACATAGAGAAGCTCTTCAACAGCaggtgggcagggaggaagggagggggaggggaggaaacagACACCACCTGCCCCCGCTACCcaaccctaccccaccccactccctgcGCATCGCAGCCCGGAACCGGGCTCGCAGAGCAGCCGCATGACCTCTGCAAAGACGTGTTCCCCAGCGTGAAGTCCAAGAACGCCAAGAACTCTAATGACGCGAACAACCCCAAGAATACTCCACCAGCAAACGCTACGAAACCCCTATCAGCGAACGCCACGAAACTCCCCCGACAGAACACCACGAACCCGCCACCCCGGGACGCCGCGAAACCCCGACCAGCAGCCTCCTCCCGGGGCCCCAGGTAGGAGAGCCTGGGCTCGGCTGGCACCAGTCAGGGGCCTCGGAACTGGGGGCAGGTTGGGCGGGAGCGAAAGGAAGCCCTGAGGGCTGGGGGGAATCCAGGGCCCCGGGGACTTCCTTCTCCAGGCTGGGCTTTGACTTCCAGAAGCCCAGCTCAAGTCTCCCTGCCCACCGACCCTCTTTATATTCTGAGAGGGGCCCAACTCCTGCCCAGCCCGGCCCCGGTGAGAACAATAAAGAGAAACGGAATCTCTGTTGCTTCCTTGGCTTCTGTGGGTCCTGGGCAAGAAGGGACCTGCCCTTGGAGGCGGGAGAGGGGTTCCTGGAGCCGCTACAGTAGGAGGAAAAAGACCTCAGCTGTGGGGtcttccctgcttcctccctgcGACCCATCCACCTTCCCCCACCTCAGGCACTTACACCActgcgggggaggggcgggggaggggcgggggggcccTAAACAAGAGGGAGAGCAGAGGTGAGAGAAGTGGGTCCCAGCAACCTCAGAGGAGGAGCTTCAGCCAGACCACCCCCCGCAAGCTTCTGCCCTGAGCAGGGCAGCTTTGATGCCAGCCTGGGAGGTCAGGGTTGGCACAGGAACAAGCAGCCCCCCAGTGTGCAGAGCGTTAAGGTCCTGCCTTTGCCCCACCCCCGGGgaacctctcagcccctctgGCTGTGAGCAGAGCAGGGAGAGGGCAGGCGCCCAGCCAGGCCTGTCCCCGAGAAGCTGTCtcccctgggggcaggggcaggggcaggggccccGTCCTGATCCAACTGTCACACTCAGGTATGTCCTGAGCAGAGTCCCGATTCCTGCTCCTGGGAAGTAACTACACCTCTCCCAACCTAGAACCCATCCCCTTAGCTGCCAGGGAAAATTCTGGGACTTAAGGCTCCATCATCCAAACTCAAGCTCTATTCTCCTGCTGAAACCAGCCCCCCTCCCGGACACCCCCTTGGATGTCAGAATCAGCCTGAGCCATGTGCTTGCCCAGTGGCGGCATCCTCTCCAGCCCTTTGCCTTTTAGGGCCTAGTTCCACTTTCAAGTCGTTTGCACACACCAGACACAGCCAAGACTTGAGGGGAACCACAATTGTGGTGTCGTTGCCATGGGGTCAGTGTGAGGTGCTGAGCCCAGAAAAGTGGACCCCCTCATCCACCGAACCCACAAGCCCCATCTCGTCAGGCAGGACATGTaggggaggcaggaggagccATTCCAGGAACCAAGAAGGTTTGAATTCTCTCACTTCTCCCCACACCCCTGCCATGACCGTCCCCCATCCACAGGTGCTCCCAGGccaggaaaagaggagagagacaagGTCACTCCCTCCCAGTCACAGACACACCAGCCCATCCCCACCTATTCTGGATGCCTGAGAAGGGCGAGGGCTGGCAAGGGCCACTGGGACCCCTCGTCAGGGCAGGCCTCCCTGGGCAGGATCCGGGTCCTCACCCTCCCAGAGCTGGAGTGTGCAATCCACAGATCGGACTCCTGGCGGTGGCCGGAGCGCCCAGCCAATGCAACCTCCTCCATGGAAGGCCGAATTCCTCCTGCGGCCTCCCCTCCTGCGACTGCTTGAATAGCTCTTATGTCCAGGAGTTCACTACCTCTCAGGGCAAGTCCTTTCCAGTTTTCTGGTTCTTCAAAGATGAAACTTACAGTCAAGGAAAGCCTGCCTTCCGGAGCCCCTCCTGGAGCCGCACGGCGTTAACCGTAACCCTATTCCACAAGCTGGAGCTGCATATATTTGAAGACTAGTCATCCCTCTGCTCGTCTGTCCACCGTGCTTCATGGAAGCAGCTGGTTGGCTGCAAGTCTGCCCTGCAGAAGCTCCCGTCCACTAGCACTTTTCTGGGTTAAGGGCCATGCTAAATGtttcacatgcattatttcaCGTCCTGCTCACTACAACCCCAtcacttttcccattttacagatgagggacctgaggctcagagaggttatgtccTGGCCCAGAATCACACAGAGGGAACATGGCACATCCTGGATTCTAACCCAGGTTCATCTGACTCTAAAGCCAATGCTGTATCCCTGTATTAGATTGCCATCTGCTGCCGGGCCTTGGACAAGCTGctggacctctctgagcctcggtttcgtCCTCTGTAGAGTGAGGATAACAGTTTCTGCCCCATCACAGAGAAGGTGAAATGCCCCTGGCACACAGGGGCTCCTTTTCCCAACAACCTGCTGGGCACCGTGCCTTGAGGAGCCACCCTTCAACCGAACACGCACAGTGACACACCTCTGACTGCCCAGAGGAGGGCAGCTCCGATGCCACAGGTGTAACCGGTGACTGTCTTAACCCCAGTCATTCCTCTGGGCTGGGCTGTCGCGCCCTCCCCCATGCCAAGGACACTTTAGTATAAATGAGCGCTTCACCTACTGCCTAGGCTATAGGAAAGCATTGATGGGGGTGCATTTGGGGGCAGGGCTGCCATCAAGCCAATGATCAGGAGGGTCTAGAGATGCTGAAATGGGACGATTCAAGCTTCACTGACTTGCTGAATGAACTTGGGGGAGTCCCTGCCTCCTCTTGGGCCACAATTTGCCCCTCTGTGAAGTGGAGAGGATGAGCTGGATGGCTCTGATGACCCTACAGACGTTCTGGATCATTCCTAACACCCTTgtttcccttctcctccccctggCCTCCCCCTTTCTTCCTGTGCATTGGGCCTGCTCCTGCCCCGACCTGGGgtccacagagacacagagagaatgaGGCTATGACTTTGATGTGCTTTATTTAGCCTGCGTGGGAGCAGGGAGCAAGCTGCGGCCAGAGCCAAGGGTGCAGAAGGGAGAGCTGGGCCGGCACTGCCCTGGAGTCAGAGGTGCAGGAGGTGGCTTTACGAGTCCATTGGGCTGAGCTGCCTGTAAGGAGAGGGCAGAACATGGCAGCATGAGTGGGTAGTCCTCGTGCCCTTGGGAGCCCTCAGGCCAGCCCTAGGCCCCTGTTCTCCCGTCCCCGACACACACCCCCGTTTCCGCCCCAGGCATCTGGACACACAGGGCAGGGAACCAAGCCCACCTGGGGGCAGCTGCGTTGGGGGATCCACACTCCGAGAAGTCCAGCGAGCCTTCTTGGTCTCTTTTCCCATACCTGGGAAGGGAGAGGTAGCTGGGGTCAGCGCTGTGCCGAGGTGCCAGCTCACCTGCCTCATGCCTACCCCTGGGCACCATCCCGCCCGGGGCACATGGGCCCAGGCCAGATCAGTAGAGATGCTCTTCTTTCCCAAGAGGATGAAAGGGTCTAGGGCTggggtctctctccctctctcgcaCACACCTGGGCCTGGTCAACATGTTGATGTATCTGCGGAGCTCAGCTGCGTACTGGGCCATCTGCTCCGGTGTGGCATTGTCCCCCGGGTATACTGGCTCCAGCGGTGCCCCCCGGGCACCCAGTGGTGGCTGCAGCAACAGAACCACGCCCGTGGACAGGAGCAGCAGGAAGAGGCAGCGGCGAGCGGCGGCCATCTGAGGAGCAAGGAGCAGGGAGATAGAGACAGCACGCAGCCCACCTGCCCAGCCCCCTGGCCCATCACCCATGTCTCCAAGCCTGGGACGAAGAGCAAAGGGCTACTCGGACCTGACCACCCCTCCTCCTAGACCCTGCCCTGGAGAGCACGACAGCCCCTCTCAGGAGCAGCGCAGCAGGCGGAGCTTAGCCAGGGCCCGGGCAAAGCAGAAAAGTGTAGCAGAGAAGGTGGGGCTGTGGGGCAGGAGACACAGGACTCATGACATCCAGGGCCTGATGGCTCTGAAGAGGCAGGTGCGGAGTGGGAGTtggaggggaggggctgctgggaaGTAAGGGCACGCCCGCTCCCCTGCAGGTTGGGGGCACACAGAATGAACTTGTGAACCAAAGGACAGGAATCCATTGCCTGTTGGTGTgctgccctcccaccctccccagcctccccgcCAGGGGTAGACATGCTGATGCGGGTCCTGGAGAGGACACCACAGCCCCTGTCACTGTGAGCAAGAGGCCGGCCACACGCGTGGATTTGTGTTCACGGCCaccatcccctgccccccacacgtTTGCACTCTTCTAGTCAACAGCAGGCTGCTCTTCCAGGGTGCTGGATTTGTCCAGATGTAGAGCCGGACCCATGTAGGACCTCAGGCCTCCGGAGGCCCCCAGACCTGCAAGGCACCGGCTCCTTCCCCACATCCCAGCCCAAGCCCCTCCGAGCCCCCTGACCCCCGGAGCTCAGGGCAGGCTGAGCCCACTTACCCTGAATCCTGAGGGCGCTGGACCAAGTGGGTGCCTGCCTCAGGCCGGATGGATCCCCCTGCCCTTGGCCATGGCCCTTTTATAGTCCTCAGCCCCCCAGAGTCCCCGCCTCCTGTCAGCCTCTCTCACTCCCCAGCCctcactccctcctcccaccGTCTCCCGGGTGCCCACAGCGACAGCGCTAGGGCCAGGTACAGGAGGGGAACAGGGAAGTGTTATGGGTGCCACACTAGCAGCATAACGGGTAAAAGTTATGGACCACAATCAGTCTCCTGTAGGCCCCCCTCTGCCTTCGGGCACCAGAGCAGGCTTACTTCAAGAAGGACGGGGTTCTGGGACGTCAGGATAACTGGAAGGTTCTGATTACAGGCCTGGGAACAGCCCCACCTGCCTCCCAAGGATTAACCCAAATCCTCAAACAGATTCCCTCAGGGCAGAAGATTGAGGCTGTGGCTCAGAGACTCCAGGGATGAAGGCTGGAGACTCAGgacttcctttccagtttgtgaTTAGAACAAGATGGGAACGGGGGAGATGCTTCAGGTAACCAGGGAATGTGGAAAGGAGTGGGGACCCAGGCAGGGAGAAACCCTCTCCCTGGCTGGTGTATAAGATGCAGAATGAGAACTGATGTGCCCCGGGGGAGGGGGGTGCCAATATCTGGTAGCCGTTTCCCAGCACCCCCATTCCAGGGAAGTGATAAAAACCAGCATCATTTGGAAAGCCTTGAATTTTCCAAAGTGTTCCCAGCTCAGTCACCTCAGTGAGTTCCTTCaacaacccattttacagattcagAAACTAAGTctcagagacattaagtaactAGCCTCAGGCCACATAACTAGTCAGTGTGAGATACAGGGTTTGAAACAAAGTCTAACTCCAAAATCTGGACTCTTCTAAGTAGAGCTGTTAAAATATTGCTATAATTTCCTGCTTTTTGGCTGAGAAACGtgaggctcacagaggtgaaGACActagcccaagatcacacagctgtccAGGACTCAAGTTCTGGCTTAGATTCCCAACCCCACCAGCACCAGcagtccccccccaccccgcccccaggagCCTCTGAGCCTCCCCTGTTCAGtgtcccttccccagcccccggcccctcccctgcTCAGGCCAAGGAGCATAAGTGACTGTCTGAATAATTCAATGAAGCCTGAGTAGGGAGCAAAGGACTTCTCACCCCTGAGGTTCTGCTCCCAGATCAGGACACCAAAAGAGTGTGTCAGGAGAGGGTTTGTTGcggggggccggggtgggggtgaggactGGAGGTGATGCTGCAGAGATCTGAGCTTTGCTTTTCCTCAAGATAATGAGGATTAAGGAAGCCTCAGGAAACACCAGTTTTCTGCCTTGTTCCTCTCAATTCTGATTTCTGGCAACAAGAAGAACAATAATGCTTCACCCAACAACAACTTACATTCTGCAAAGCAAATATGGAGGTCGTTCTGTCTCCGCTAGCCCtggcccttctctgggcctcgggATCCCGCTTGGTAAAACAAGGGTGAATTAGTGGCTGGTCCCAGGAGGGCCTCTGGTGAAGCCAGCAGAGGCTGCAGGCTGCCACCAGAGGGCGACAGGCTCCAACCCTAGTTCAACAGGTCTGGTCTCCCACAGGACTGTAGTGCTGTGGGACGGGTTCTGGCCACCACCCtggtcagctcccagcccctgcagaCAGATGGTAGACCTGCGGATTGACTCAAGTGCTGGGCCATCTATAGTTTTGTCCTGTCACAGAGGGGACATAGCTTTGTCAGTGCCTAAGAAATGACACTCTACAATGTCAGCTGAACCTACAGCTTTCGTTTTTCTCCTTTGCAAACAAGTGATTCCTCTTCTGGGTCCTCTCAGGGTTGTTGTGACAACTGAGGAGGAAGGGGTAGTGGATGTGCTTTCTAAACCGTATGGCTGTGTCCAGACTGGCGATGCTTCTCACTCACCTTCGTATATTCCCAGGGCTTGCCATGGAGCCCTGCTTAGAGAAGCACCAAGGACTTACCTGCAGACAGAGTAAGTGAAGGCAGAAGTGGTCTCTCTCCCCCTGCCAAACCCCATGCCTCTGGGACGGGGACGATGGCCATTGGGCAGTGTTGGGGATGGCGTAAGGGCTCAATGAGACGAGGAAAGGAAGACCCCAGAAACACCTGGGGTCACAAGGTGAAGGTGAGTGGACAGTAGCAAGGGGCACGGGGGTCCCCACATATGGGACTGCAAGAGCAGGAATTGGACCAGCATTGCATCCTCCatacccgcccccccccgccaacAAGAGTTCCTCCAAAGCATCCTGGGCCAACTCTTAGGCCAATGTCTTATTCCCACACTGGATGGCAGCAGGAGAGGTGGCGAAAGCTAAGCAGTGGCCACCCCCAGATACCAGGAACCCAAGGGGTCCCCCATTCCCTGGGGAAACCCTTGGGCTGAGGATTCTCACACACACCTTGGGCCCCTGTCCCACCCCCTCAGGACCAACTCAGGCCCAACTAAGGGCTCAGGTCACTAATTTGGAACCCGGGCTCTGTCTCCACTTCCCTCCGCCCTGGGGACTCCATCTGCCTCCAGGGTCCCCTGCAGGCTCAGGAGTGCTCAGTAGCTCTCCCTGCCCACAGTGCCTGCAAAAGCAAATCCTATCATTGTCAGCTCAAATTTGTCCTGAAGAGGAAGGCTTCTTTCTTGCTAAGAGAAAGGCTAAACCAATCTATATAATAACGTGTTGGGGGAAAGGGATGGATGaatggggaggaaagaaaaacGTAGGGGCTGGCTGTGGAAGGAGGGGAGTTTTTCCTTTGGGGTGGAAGGGAGCGATGCCAGAGCTGTTTTGAGATGGGTTAGGAGTGagtaggagaagaaaggaaaagaaaggggatACTCATAAGCATGTGCCAGGCTATGCCAAGCTGACCTGTAGATTCAGCTCTCCTACTCACCAGTTCTGCCATtcattagctatgtgacctttaGCAACTTACATCATCTCTCTAAGCCTTAAAGCAgcgaactattattattatttaaggtgtaaggatcCCTGTTTAACCAGTGAAGAAATAAATGCAGTGAAATGAAATGACTAGGCCAGTCACACAGCCAATTAATGGCAAAGATGGGACTCAAatccagaccttttttttttttcacatccagaTCTTTTGTCCCTGAGGCTATTGCACCAACCGTGGGGTCCCTGACCTTGAAGAACTCCTAGTGTGAGAGCTCAGATTCGGGCTACAGATATACTCAGGGCAGACCAGGAAGGTTCCGAAGGAAATGAGACTTGAGGTGGACGTGAGGAATGGTGAGGGGTGAGGGGATGCTATTTCACAGAAGCAGGGAGGTGGCAGCAGGACTGAGTGGTTCAGGGGCGCACATCAAGGAATCGTGGGAGATGCCACCAGAGGAGAAAGGGTGTGTATCAGGAGTCTTGCATTTCTGGCAGAAGCATTTAGATTTAACAGTTAATGGAATCAGAACAGGCATAGCGTGGGCTCTCTTACCTCTGTCCCCAACTCTATGGCCTCCTGTAAGTTTttccccttctctgggcctcgaAATTTCCATCTGCTCAATAAATAGATAAGACCAAATGATTTCTAGTTGATGTTCAAAGGAGATAGTGTTTGTAGCAGATTAGGCTAGTTGCCCCAATATccactctctcctccttccaTCATAAAAGAGTTTAAAGCGGGCACATGGCCATTCAGCTGAAGACATCTCCTGGGCTGTTCTTGCAGTGAGGAAGGGCCATATGACTAAGTTTTAAGCAATGAGATGAGAATTTGAGTGACTTGTGCCATTCTGTTTTGACAAGTGGATGTACCCCCCTGTGGCAAAAGGTACCAACAGTGACCACAAAAATACTTCCTATCCCACATGTAGTTCTACGATGAGGTCTAAGTCCCCTCTTTTTGAATGCAGGTGAACCTGTGACCGCTTGGACCAGTAGAGTATAGTGGAAAATgctatgtgacttctgaggcCAGGTCATAAAAGGCAATTGTTATGAGTTAAATTGTGTTCTGCTACCCCCCcttccaattcatatgttgaaatcctaactcccactacctcagaatgtgaccttatttggaaatagcgtcattgcagatgtaattaattaagatgaggtcatactggagtagggcaggcccctaatccaacatgactattgttattataaaaagggaaatttggacacagaagcGGACATGCATAGAGGGAAAATGAtgtgaagagacacagagtgAAGACACCCATCTAGAAAccaaagagagaggcctggaacagatccttccctcacagccctcagaaggaaccaacactgccaaacaccttgatttcagacttctggcctccagaactgttgttaaaccacccagtttgtggtactttgttacagcagccctagcaaactaatacagcaaCGTAGCTGCCTTCTGGTTCTCTTGGAGCATTCATTCTGGGGGAAACCAGCTACCGTGTAAGTCCAACTACCCCAAGACATCATGCTGGAGAGGCCACACGTAGGTGCCGGGCTGGGATCCCAGACGACAGCCAACAGCACCTGCCAGACCCAGCCAACCTCTGACAGCCACTGCATGAGAGGCTCCAAGGGACAACTGCCTAGTCAAGCCCTTCCCAATCCTGACACACGAAATCATGAGTGAAATACAGAGGttatttaagccactaagttataGGATAACTTGTTACACAGCATAGTAACGAGCgcacctcctccttctccttcccccccTTCCCAGTGGCTAGAACATGGATGCAGTGATGGTGGGCCGTCTTCAGTCGTGTAGATGAGGGCGTGGGGAAGCCTCAGAATAGAAACCTGGGATGTTGGATGCCCCCATGGAGCAGAGCTGCCAACTCCCGAGATGCCACTCTTATTTTATgtaggagaaaaataaacttctttcTTGTTTAAGCCATTTTTAATTCTGTCTCTATCTTAAAAGCCAGATCAATACCCTAGCaatataatgtatgtaaaacaaatagctcagtgtctagcacataagtaagtgctttttttttttttggcctcctgcgcagcttgcaggatcttagttccatgaccagggatcgaacctgggcccctacagtgaaagcactgagtcctaaccactggaccaccagggaattcccagtaagcactttaaaaaaaaaaaaaaaaaagtagctcttTATATTGTCGTCATTAATGTTACATCTAAGTTTCCCTCCAGCTCCAACATTGCTTGAGTCTGATCAGCAGTGGATTAACCACCTCTCAACACTCCCCCCGTGGACGTGAGGCGAACCCGTGTCACTGATGTTGACCCAGACACGTCAAACTGGGCAAAAATTGTCTGTGGTCATATAATTTATACCAGGGTTCTCTTCTATTAGCCTCAAACTGACCACGGCTCTCCCAAGCAGACCAACAGACAGTGGACCATGGACACCAACACAGATTCACATCCTCCCACTTCTCCAACCACAAAATGAACCAAAGCTTGTGGCAGCCATTGCGTGCTCCCATCCCACCTCTCCTGGGgcgcggggtgggagggggaggggatagAGTAGAGGAGAGAAGACAGGGGGAATTGTGATGGGAAGTGGGTCTCAGATAATGGCAATCCTGTAGGGAGAGGAAACCAGAGAAATGAACTAACTCCACCCCCCAAGCAATCAACAAAGGCTTCTGGGATGAGGTAGCCATTACCCTGAAGCTGATCTCCAGActgaagagagggaaagggatcTCCAGGCAGGGGGAGTGGCCTGGGCAAGGGCTTAGAGCATTAAGAGTCCACACAGCCTGTGACCTGACCAGGCCCTGGACCTGCTTCCATCTCACCCTTCTGCTCTACCTTCACGGAGGCCGGAGGCAGTGCAGGGGAGGGTAGGTGTTAGAGCCCCAGGGACTCCAAGGCAGGTTGTGTCTGAGCAGGGGCCTCTTCTGCAACTGTGGCAGAGCCAGCTTGAGGGTCTCCTCCCAGAACCACCTAATGAAGATATCCTTGTCATGGCCTTGTCACAAGGAGGGCACGGTTAGTGACTTATCTGCTGGGTGTAAATTCAGAAAGGGGAGGGCGGCTGCtgagagaaaggacagcctccACAATCCCATTGCCCCTCCTGCCCAGGGAACGGACGTGTTAGAAATGACCCcttcccccagcacacacacccaTCTCACCCCCCAAATAACTCTCCCTCCACAGCCCCATCTCGGGTCCCATCTCCACCCCCAGCCACTACAGCCCAGGGGTTAGTAATACACCTCCTCGGGGTAACCGGGGTGTTGGTGTCAAGCCCACGCTCCCAAGCACCTTCATCTTCGGGGGATGGGGGCAACTCCGT
This is a stretch of genomic DNA from Eschrichtius robustus isolate mEscRob2 chromosome 20, mEscRob2.pri, whole genome shotgun sequence. It encodes these proteins:
- the PPY gene encoding pancreatic polypeptide prohormone — translated: MAAARRCLFLLLLSTGVVLLLQPPLGARGAPLEPVYPGDNATPEQMAQYAAELRRYINMLTRPRYGKRDQEGSLDFSECGSPNAAAPRQLSPMDS